Part of the Synechococcus sp. MU1617 genome, GTGCGTCCGGTGATCTCCGACTGCACATGGCTGATGCCGAGCCCCCAACTGAGCAACGATGCGGTGCCGACCACCGCCAACACGCCAAAGCCGATCGTGACAGCGGAACGTCGGATCAACTTTCCATCGCTGACTGCCAAGCCAAAGGCCAGGCTGAGGATGGGGTCCATCAGAGGGGCGACGATCATGGCCCCGATCACTACCGCCGTGCTGTTGGAAACCAGCCCGAGCGTGGCGATCACCGCAGAACTGATCAGAAGAATGAAGAAGCCAAGCGATGGCTTGGATGATGCGATCCGGGCTTCATAGAGCTCAGTGCGCGGAACACGACTTTCGAGATGAACCGCCCAATGCCCCGAGAGGGTTTCCAGCAAATGCCCCAGCACCTTGCACGTCTCCAGACCTCACATTCCCGAATTGTGCACAGAGTTCGGAACAGCGCAGCAGACTGCACAACGATCACCACCAAAAAATGACGGGTGTACTGGCGGCCCTCGGAGCGGCCATGGCCTGGACGGGAGCCAGTGCACTTTGGCGGTCGCTATCGGGGCGGATGACGGCGATCCGGCTCAATGCCATGAAAAACGGGCTGGCCAGCCTGCTGTTTCTGCCGGTTCTACTCACACTTCCGCATAACACCGAAATGCAGGCCGTTCTGCTGCTGTTAATCAGCGGCTTGATCGGCATCGCGGTCGGCGACAGCTTTTATCTCGGGGCGCTGCGGCGACTCGGCACCCGACGAACCCTCACTGTGGAAGCCAGCGGCCCGGTGCTGGCCAGCATCGCTGGGGTTCTGGTGATGGGAGACAGCTTGGGAGTGAAGAACGGTCTCGGCGCGCTTTTGGTTTCAAGCGCCGTAGTTCTCATTGCTTTGAAGGCGAAAAAGACGAACCAAAGCGACCAGGGGGGGATCGCTGCTGACCTCGGCCCCGGGCTGCTGTTGGCATTCTCGGCCGTGATCTGTGGGCTAAGCGGAGCCTTTCTGGCCCGTCATGTGCTGATCAGCAGCGACCTAACCCCATTGCAGACGGCAGCCATCAGGCTGCTGGGCGGATGGCTTGGTCTACTCCCCTTCCTCAACGGGATCTGGAGACAAACCAACCTGACGCGACGGGAGCAATGGAGGCTTGTGACCGCCACCGTGATCGGAACCAACGGGGGAATCTTGTTGCAACAAGTGGTGTTGCAGAGCATGCCCGTTGGAGAAGGGGTGACGCTGATGGCCACGGCGCCAGTGATGGCGCTGTTTGTGGGCCGAATGGAAGGAGACCCAATTCAGCTCTCTGGCGTGGCTGCCGCGGGGCTCGCTTTGGCCGGTGTGGCCTGCACCAGCCTCTGAAGGCTGGATTCCACTGCCGAAGCGGCAGCCTTATTCAAGGCCAACACCACCAGATCAGCACCACAGCCCTGATCGGGTCGCCAGGCATGGCTGGGAGCTGCTTCAAACCAGCTGTTCAACCGCGGACCCACCATTTGGATCTGCAAGGGAAGCATTTTGCTGGGCAACCAGACACGCCCCTTGAGTCGCACCACCTGGTGATCGCTGACGAGGCTGGGCAACAGATCCTCTAGGGCCTGGCGGTCCAACGCACCTTCGACACGAACATTGCTGCCGAGCATCTCGACATGGCTGTGGTCGTGATGGTCGTGGTCGTGATCGTGGTCGTGATCGTGGCGGGTGTGATGGGTGGGCTTGTGCTCCAGACCCAACACAACTGATGTCTCCACCTGTCCCTGAGACACCGGGAGCAGAGCGGTTCCCGGGCGGACTTTGTCCTTGATCCGCCCCTGCACCTCAGCCATCGCTGATGCATCCAGGCAATCAGCCCGGCTGATCAAGACCAGGTCAGCGGCCTGGAGTTGATCCTCAAACAAGTCGTCAATCGCTGTGAGGTGATCGAGGCTGGGATCCTCGGCACGTTGCCTCTCCAGCGCTTCAGCATCAGCCACTGGACTACCTGCAGCCAAGGCTTCACCATCCACCAGCGTCACCACACCATTCACATGCACACGGCTGCGGATGGCCGGCCAATCCAAGGCCTGGAGCAGAGGCCGTGGCAAGGCCAGACCACTTGTCTCGACAACGATCCCATCCAACTGATCCGCCCGTTC contains:
- a CDS encoding EamA family transporter, producing the protein MTGVLAALGAAMAWTGASALWRSLSGRMTAIRLNAMKNGLASLLFLPVLLTLPHNTEMQAVLLLLISGLIGIAVGDSFYLGALRRLGTRRTLTVEASGPVLASIAGVLVMGDSLGVKNGLGALLVSSAVVLIALKAKKTNQSDQGGIAADLGPGLLLAFSAVICGLSGAFLARHVLISSDLTPLQTAAIRLLGGWLGLLPFLNGIWRQTNLTRREQWRLVTATVIGTNGGILLQQVVLQSMPVGEGVTLMATAPVMALFVGRMEGDPIQLSGVAAAGLALAGVACTSL
- the cobW gene encoding cobalamin biosynthesis protein CobW, whose protein sequence is MAKRLPVTVITGFLGAGKTTVLRHLLTRGGQRLAVMVNEFGSVGLDGDLIRSCGFCPEEDVDGRLVELNNGCLCCTVQDDFLPTMETLLERADQLDGIVVETSGLALPRPLLQALDWPAIRSRVHVNGVVTLVDGEALAAGSPVADAEALERQRAEDPSLDHLTAIDDLFEDQLQAADLVLISRADCLDASAMAEVQGRIKDKVRPGTALLPVSQGQVETSVVLGLEHKPTHHTRHDHDHDHDHDHHDHSHVEMLGSNVRVEGALDRQALEDLLPSLVSDHQVVRLKGRVWLPSKMLPLQIQMVGPRLNSWFEAAPSHAWRPDQGCGADLVVLALNKAAASAVESSLQRLVQATPAKASPAAATPES